GGTGTCCAAAACGGTCTCTGTGAACTTCTGTTTTTCACTTGAGTGCAGGAAGAACATAGAGCTGGTTGGCGCTCTATCCTTTTCGTCGATAAACAAATGAATTTATAGAAGTGCTTTTTATCGGTGAAGCGTGAAGAGGCTCAATATTTTGCAAGCTCTTTGAGGAGTTCATGGTAAATCAGATAAGGAATGTATGTTATGGGTTTTCTAAAGATGGCCTCACGGAATCCCCTTCCATCTAGTCCTTCATTGGCCATCCATGCATTTCTTCGACACGTTTTATTCCTTTTCTGTTATTCTACATTTTTAAGGAGTTCTTTTACGTGTACATCTTTAATCTATTTATAGAGGTTTCCCGTGTGATGTTCAGGCTGTCTCTATTTCATTGCCATCTAGCATGTTATGGACGCTGGGTGGAGCGAAAATGAATACAAAGTAAAGATTATGTTTTACGTTGTTTTTCCCGAAACAGGTTACACAACTTTTAAGAAGTAACAAGCCTTTGCAGAGAAAGGATGCTGAAAACAGTGAAGTTCTAAACAAAAGGTTAGTTTGGCGCATGGGTTGCTCATTTACACAGTGCAATAACCTCGACTTAgcctattgtctttattgtatTACCTCAAGTATGCAGTCACACTTAACGTTCCTCCATACAATCCAACGTTAGAAGTCAGTCACGTTAATATCAATTTTGGCAGGCAAACGGTAGACTCTTGATTTTGATTTAGCATCTATCTATTTGTTGCATTTGTATAGAAGAGAAAGTTTGAAGGCGAGTACTTAAAATCCAGGGGCACGTTTCTCTGAAGTCTATCAAAAATTCACGGTTACATATCATGATAAACGAATACGCTTCAATAAACATCACTTTCGCACCCTTTGAACCAAGCAGCGTTCGAACAATTATGTTCAGGCCTGCCCCCGCAACCTGATTAGTAATTAAAAAGCCGCTGTGATTAAAGGCACAGGAGGGTCACTTTCTACTTAGTATGTGACCAACACTGGAAAGTGGAAAATATTCTGCCCTTGTCTCGTAGATATACTCTGCCATAAGTATAGATTTTAGAGCCTACCGAGTCTCGTAGATCGTTAACAGCACTCTTACATCGCGAAATTGAATATTGGCCAGAGCGGAGTGCCTTAACACTCGAAGTAGTTTGATCTCAATTGTacaatgtgaagtgctgataTCTTAAATTCAACTGAACCCACTCTCTTTCTGATATGACGTTTAGAATAATCTCAACTTGACTGAAGACCATGTGGTTTGCTGACACATTAGTGGTTGATTCCTTTATTCACCAGGTTTAAAGCTATTGTCATGAAATTCCTGAATCTCAACTTGGAAAAAGAAGATCCACAAGTGTTCCTTACTGATCTGCTTAAATCGGAAAAGTAACCAGATTAACTCAAATTTTGTTTGCTGTATTTTCCAACCATGTCTACCGCCATTTGTTAATAACGATCTTTCCCAGCTTGGGCGATATTGTCTATCAGTTGAGTATTGTTTTTTTAAGTGTGTGTGTTCCGTGCCCTCGCTTTTGACATATGACAATTGTACTGCGGATGTACTATGACGTCTCTTGAGCTCTTACGTAGGGCCTGACGAGGAAAATAGGATGCAGTCAATCGGAGCATATAATGATGAGCGCACTGATAATCAAGCACTTAAAGAATTGACATTCGGTGCGGACGAAAAGACAAACTGGAGCACTTCTATCTTGCCTTGCACAGGCGAAGACTAACATAATGAAACATCGCTGTATATTAACCAGATACCACCGAACGTCTTTTGAAATTGCTTTGTTTGGAGCAGCTAGTGTTGGCAAAACGTCCTTGGTTCGACGCTCGTTTACAGGAGAGTTTGAAATGGTATACACACCAACAGTGGAAGACTACTACAGCCACGAGATACACCAAAGCAATTACGTTAGGGTTCTTAATGCTACAGACTGTGCTGGGAGCTTTCAGTTCCCTGCTATGAGAGAGGTGACAATCCGCAAAGTTGCTGGTATAGTGCTTGTATTCTCACTCGACAGTGAATTTACGTTTCGAGAGCTGTATAGAATACTGGATGAAATTATCTCACTACGAGGCGAAGATGGCGTACCTATCGTTTTAGTTGGGAATAAAAAAGACTTGCACATGCGAGAAGTTGGAGGGGAACAAATCGCAGAGTTGATATCATTATACCGTTCGGATAAAGTTCCAATTCGATATGTTGAGACCTCAGCCAAGGACAATTTCAATGTTGATGAAGTTTTTAATCAACTACTTAGACTGATGCTGCCTGAGACACCTTCAAAGAAGAGAAAGTTCAAGATTGGAGGCTTAAAGAAAgccaaagaaaaatgtaatgTGATGtaatttatctatttatttataagATGGTTCCACAAGGCGATTCGCAAATTATTGATTCAGTTTTTGGCTTCTTGCCTCATTTAAAGGACATTGGTGATTATGTTAAATTCATATTTGATTGAAGCGCAATAAATGCCAACATGAGGTTTGAAGGGATTTGTCTCGTTTTGCCTGTTGTTTTGTGTATCCACTGAATAGCCTAGGCTGCTGCGGTGATAACTtatgaaagcaaacaaaagcaGTGTTCTTGGAAATATTCTGTTTACTGATATCCTTTGCTTTTATACTTAAGGAAGCTCATCGGACGCTACCCGttcataaaatattcctcaagtAAACTATAGCCAGAACAGGAACAAATTGCCCCCTCGTGATTTTCCGCTATCCTGGGGCTTCCCCGATTGACGAAATAAAGCTTATCTCACTCTTGGGCATTTACATTCACAGCAGAAGTGAGCGGATGTTTATTCAAGTCGAGGCCCTGCCTAATTTTGTTCCGCATTCGGTACATATCATTTTACTTTGAAAAGATCGCAACATACCATCGAtcaggttaactatcaatagagttatttcagtagagttatgacttagagttaggGGTTAACggctgccaaaatcctgaattcaagattttttaGGACCAATTATGTTCAGTTAATGAATATCATGATTGAGGTGTCCATCTTTTTATTCCTTTGAAGAGTCATAATCTAAATTGTTCTAAAGTGGTTCTGGAGTTTGTTTTGTATTGAACATTTGTcactaaaacctttttttccctttgtttgtcATTTTATTTACAGCCTAAAGATAGAACATTCAAAGCGATGTTTGCTGACGTTGTCAAGCGGCCCAAAAATATCCCTTGACACTAATTATTATTCACTGACCAAATTGTGTCTTTACTTGTATGATGAACAATAGTCTTCCGACAGTTCTCACTGTTATCGCAGTGAAATTTATATGGGTCCATTCCGGGCTAGGTTTATATCAAGTATGTCGAAAACTTGCAGAAAATATACCTTACATATATGATTTTTGCCCACAAATCTGTAAAAAGAACTGGCTAAATTAGTCGTGTAAACAATAGACCCCAAAGAGTTGACGTAGGTTGGATTTATTATTAGGATTTCTACAACAAGCTGAAACGAAATACAACCACTACCCCTGTTGGTCAGTCCAAATATTTTTAATCGAATCGGGGATAACTGATGAAGAAAGCAAAGGGCAGCGCCACGCATATCTCTGTTACAGTGTTTTAGGTTTTTTAATCAATACTGATCCagaaaacttgacaaaatttATCGAACTCACAAGATGTCCGCGCATGTGATACCGTGGACGAGATAATGTGTTCTAATTCACTTGGCCATACTTAGTGGGCCAACGGAATTAATTTTGTGCCCGCTTCTGTTTCGCTTTACATGCACTTGCAAAAGTGATTCGATTGACACATGCTGGACATTGTTTTCAAACGCAAGTCCAAAAACCATAGTTGGCACTTGCTgacaagttttgattggctcatttCGATTGGCTGCGTTTGTTGTGATTAGGTTCCAATTATTAGCATGGGTTATCTCTTGCGATGAAGTTTAAAGGTAAGCAGAAAACCCGGCCTCTCGTTTCCATCGAGTTTGCTTTGACTATTTTTTCCCTTTCGCTCTCATTcgcaataaacaaataaataaataaataaatatgtcgGCTGTATTCAGAGACAACTTCTGTCATTAGCAATTCAAGCTATTTTTCTAAATTGCACGTGAATTAGTCAAACGCTAAGGAATAAACACAAGCTGTTCTAGGCTTGTGTTCTGGAGGCGTTCTTCCCGAACCGTGACAAATCCGGCTACATTTCAGTCAGGAAACGACTGAGCTAGCGCTCAACTGATTCAACAGATGTCCTATGATCAAGTGCTTTTTAGGCTTTACCCGTGACTTGCCTTGTCTTGTCTTGTGGCTGGCATGTGACTCCTGTCTAGCGGAAACGCAACTGGGGAACTGGGTGAAAGCATGCGCGCATGCGTAGGAACGAGTATTTTGAAGAATAGAGAAGCCAGAATCGTGTTCGCAAAATGGTTCATCTTGTGAAAATCGGAagagacgaaaaaaaaaaaaaaaggcgcgAATATAGGTAATGATCGGcacgaaaacaaaatttctctCATTAGTtctttttgttcgtccaccagcaattgtaggTTGcggcattgttatctgtgtctccaCAGATTGGCTGCGAACCACCTATTACGGAAGGTTTGATGGCAAGTAAAGTTAAAATGGGGAAGCAGGAGTAATGAACTTGTTTTCAGCACCTTAATAGCACGGCTGATCCATTTCTTCTTGGGCAAATccaaacaaatttacaaattttaccGAAAAAGCGAAACTACTTGCAATATCCTTGATTAtttttttgcgatatttgttaAAGATGCATCGATGACATCACAATTTGTTTTGTCTGGTTTTCTTTGTAATGACGAAAAGTATTGAAAATTCACTCAGATATAAAACCCCCTGCCGAATTAAAATATTCGCCATTAATATAACTCACCGATCAATTAAATATATggatgttgtttgtttttttgtttgttggatTACATGTTAATTTTCGAAGTTTAAAGTGTACAAAAATGAACTTTGAACGTGGGCTATTTAAAACCAGTAACCTCTATCATCACGTGTGTAGGTAACTGAGTCAGCCGAAGCAAGGCTTCATAAACAGGGTAATTGACAAGAGCTGGGGATGAAACACCTCACCTCGTTTTTGTTATCGGTAGGTAAGCCGTGAAACATATATCAGTTGACGCTTGATGTTTCTTCTTGCACCTGAACGCCCAAGGATACGAATGATTTCCTGGTGTGATCTCGTAACTTGATGACGCGAATAAATTAACTCAACCGTTTCTAAATACTTCAGAAGGAGTTTGTTGTTTCCCATTTCGATCTAAAGAgccgggggggactcccatataaaaatgGGAGGGATGCTCGCcggaaatattaaattaaacccctaaagaaGACCAATCTGGGCTTGGGCCAAAGAGACCATATCAAAAcacagagaaataaaaatacagtaacttttaatgatggcaaagacataatcatctaatactttcacccaTGTGTAGAAATATagaagtgtaaatatacacttttatatttctttgcgcgcaaccctaaaggagaccttcaggGCTACATATGATTGTGTTTTGCctagaacaccctaagtgagaccaaaatccggaatttacacccctaagcaagCCGAaaagcatccctcccctttttatatgggattcccccccccccccccctcgggcTAAAGAGACAATGAAGTCCTCCAAGAGGGAATGGTGCGCCCTTCATAAGTTTtattgtgttcccttgttcctgAAAATATTTCCAACAATTGTTCTAAGCTTTTTGAtcccttaaggtaattcccttgaaattgttgttctatcaaacttttttggaaacttgccATAATTAACATTcgtgatatgaacattaaaaaaattgcaataaaaaaatggggtcaccgtgcttgtttacgcgtctaAGGACAGGATATgcttatttgtttgaaaaaaggagaaactatttcgagtcACCTTAAatggtttttgttaaaaagctGAATTTTCCCCCCAGTAGCGCgggctctcattggttacttcgaggtcacatgacatctaacaataaaactgtttcccgccaaaagtctctgagcgggcaacagtacaaaatctatgacgtcagagggtaacagtacactgttacccgcgaatgttgaccgacgactgCCGTTGCGGTTGCCAttgaacgtttttctttttgtgctatacaacaaatcacttaatgactggtcccgagggaaacagttcatgttgtttccctcgaatttcaatgtttcactcggctgcgcctcggggaaacattgagattctcgggaaacaaaatgaactgtttccctcgggaccagtcattaagtgttcattgttatatacctagactttcgaTCAACAAAACGTGcactttgattggttgattcttggtcacgtggtcttgatcaaattcaaatgtatcccgaccgggatacaattccgcagttgttgcccgctccggatgttttgctgcgattgttgcaggaaaagtgtaaatatataacaaagcacttaatgtctggtccctcgggaaactagttagttttgttttccctcgagtcctgatgactctgaggactctcgggaaaacaaaactaactgtttccctcgggaccatacattaaagtgcccctaaccccaaaatatttttttcgctaaaatgaatctttgcacctgttcgaaacgcattgcggccattttttcctttttctaacaaattctggcattttataggcttcgaaagttgcgaaaatccaagcatcttttgttcacgaccgagtcagaaggggagtgggtctattcctgatgtgacgtcacaatctactttgcatgcatgtttacaaagagttaatgcaatgtaaatcagtttgcgacgtcacatcaggaatagacccactccccttccgactcggtcgtgaacaaaagatgcttggattttcgcaactttcgaagcctataaaatggcagaatttgttagaaaaaggaaaaaattgccgcaatgcgattcgaacaggtgcaaggattcattttagcgaaaaaaacattttggggttaggggcactttaagtgtaTATTGTTTCCTCGCTCCgtaagatattttgtctttcaCTTGTTCCCATATGAGCTATGTTCTCttattccccaaaacccctgggtcTACTTCCTATGCGTCCCTGTCCCTGGATTTCCCAGTCTTTCATTGGCTACGTAACCGTCGTTCATAGTGAGACATAGGACTCCAGAAAGCTTCACGCATTCTACATTGGGTGATTAATTACGAACTACagaataaaaatgaaagaacgATATCAGGCTATTTTAAAtcaaaagaaagcttttttaaTGGGTTTGTTGATAAAGGAAGAACCCGGCCAAACGAATATTCAGCTCTTTAAGATTACTAAAATTTACTCTTCCTGAAGAATTTGGCAGTCTTCAACATGAAAGGATCTTAATATTTTGAATACTGAAACGGGAAGCTAAATTTAGGTAAAATGACGTCACTgtgttctgtgctcagttaccaggcctttgaataaaagcgagacGCTTTGATacttcttatgtaaatcatgttgcTGTAATGCTAACGAGTTTCTATGACGACTCCATGATGATGATAGACTCTTGTCTCGAGAAAATCGACGATACTTCTGTACAGCggtgatttcaaaatggcggtgtTACGGGCGCTCTTCTGTGAGACAGGAACTTTCAATATCCTTTACGCACCTTGCTTGTTTAGAGGCAAAAATCTATGGAGTAAAAAATTTTTATCGCAAAGTATCATACAAAGTATAAATCAGGACCAGACGATTTTCCATAAGGTAGGATTTAGTGGTTTCTCACCTTCAATTAAATACGTTTAAAGCGCCAAGTTTTCTTTTGAGAAATGACCAAGATTAAGTATtcattgccaacgagtcaggcctttctgaagacagaaggcctggcgaggcggcagcttatagagccgcgagaagattatTAGgaggacgaaatctcagaagcgcttcaaatttaattgtaatttagaccaaaagctgtaatgtagaccaaagcgatgaaatgttgaccgtagcgataaccaatgagagtgccgcacgagtacgccgcgtgatgtttgcagccgccagatcacgcaagcttggctcgttggcactttagcgacagctataactagtttaTGTCTGTAAAGGCTATTGAATTTATTCTTTACCTATCTGAGCCAAGGAGACTTTCATTTCAGGGTTTTGTAATTCAAGAGACAAGGCTCCCACTATCACTTCATGTCAGACCTCTGAGTATCCAATCAACAGGAAGCTTCTTTACAGACCTAAAATCCAGTCCTCCTTCTGCATTTTTTCTTGGATTCTTTGGAGCTATTCCTTTTTGTGGCTTGGCTGGGATGTCAGTCATTTTTCCTGAATTCATGGGATCAATAGTGCATGCGCAACAAGCTTACGGAGCATGCATACTGTCTTTTCTTGGTGCAATACATTGGGGATATGCATTGGCCGAAGGAAGCAAACCAAAGCCAACTTGGAGCACTCTTGGCTACAGTGTGTCACCATCACTTATTGCATGGATATCATTGCTTTTAAATCCATTTCCTGGACTGGTGAC
This portion of the Montipora capricornis isolate CH-2021 chromosome 11, ASM3666992v2, whole genome shotgun sequence genome encodes:
- the LOC138024362 gene encoding transmembrane protein 69-like gives rise to the protein MAVLRALFCETGTFNILYAPCLFRGKNLWSKKFLSQSIIQSINQDQTIFHKGFVIQETRLPLSLHVRPLSIQSTGSFFTDLKSSPPSAFFLGFFGAIPFCGLAGMSVIFPEFMGSIVHAQQAYGACILSFLGAIHWGYALAEGSKPKPTWSTLGYSVSPSLIAWISLLLNPFPGLVTLCVGLAFALSKDLKTPYFPAWYYALRKALSSLAVTSLVFTAVVFYFY
- the LOC138025006 gene encoding ras-related protein rapA-like; protein product: MKHRCILTRYHRTSFEIALFGAASVGKTSLVRRSFTGEFEMVYTPTVEDYYSHEIHQSNYVRVLNATDCAGSFQFPAMREVTIRKVAGIVLVFSLDSEFTFRELYRILDEIISLRGEDGVPIVLVGNKKDLHMREVGGEQIAELISLYRSDKVPIRYVETSAKDNFNVDEVFNQLLRLMLPETPSKKRKFKIGGLKKAKEKCNVM